One region of bacterium genomic DNA includes:
- the rfaE2 gene encoding D-glycero-beta-D-manno-heptose 1-phosphate adenylyltransferase — protein sequence MRKHEIKHNLAKDDCAVVKIKEIVKIRKKAKVEGKVVVFTNGCFDIIHRGHIECLHRAKELGDILIVGLNTDNSIKKFKSKGRPIFNEKDRAAVLCAISFVDYIVLFDESTPQKLIETIKPDILVKGGDYKINEIVGREIVQKEGGKVVIIPKVPGYSTTKIINKIASL from the coding sequence ATGAGGAAACACGAAATTAAGCATAACTTGGCGAAGGATGACTGTGCTGTTGTTAAAATAAAGGAAATAGTGAAGATTCGTAAAAAGGCAAAAGTGGAAGGTAAGGTTGTTGTGTTTACTAATGGATGTTTTGATATAATTCATCGTGGCCACATTGAGTGTCTACATAGAGCAAAAGAGCTTGGTGATATACTAATAGTTGGATTAAATACTGACAATTCTATAAAAAAATTTAAAAGTAAAGGACGACCAATTTTTAACGAAAAAGATAGAGCAGCAGTTCTTTGTGCTATTTCATTTGTTGACTATATAGTCTTGTTTGACGAGTCTACACCACAAAAGTTAATAGAGACTATAAAGCCGGATATCCTTGTAAAAGGAGGGGATTATAAAATAAACGAAATAGTTGGTAGAGAGATCGTGCAAAAAGAAGGTGGTAAAGTTGTCATAATACCAAAAGTACCTGGATATTCAACTACTAAAATTATAAATAAAATTGCCAGTCTCTAA
- the tilS gene encoding tRNA lysidine(34) synthetase TilS: MINQVLQTIKKYKLLAPYDRVLIAVSGGPDSMCLLWVLKDIKDIYSLELSIAHLNHCLRKEAAQEATFVKRIAQKIGIPCYIEERDVRHYAKAYKLSLEEMARYVRYAFLEEVALKSGMNKIAVGHTANDEIETLILRIVKGTGLKGLSLIPPKRGKIIRPLIETDRSDVLRFLDSQKIPYQVDKSNYDISYPRNFVRHKIIPLLSEFASDLSKKVIRLRDILEADEELLERIAKEKLQAITLESKKMGRVLDLVKFSTTELPIKRRILREVIEELSPIHKGPPSFEQIENTLNYIDKGNSMSSFNLRGVKIEKSYGKLLITRMDADAKSLPIKSEHSIKETEFLVPGEIEINGLKIKSRICTMRKKFNFDNPNKVYFDLANLKLPLFIRGRKNGDIFYGLNYAKKLKDVFIDDKIPREDRSRIPLLLDREGILWIIGKRRTRRALIGEHTTQVLEVWAEEI, from the coding sequence ATGATTAATCAAGTACTACAAACTATAAAAAAATATAAACTACTCGCCCCCTATGACAGAGTTCTTATTGCTGTATCTGGTGGGCCTGACTCAATGTGTTTACTTTGGGTTCTCAAAGATATTAAAGATATTTATTCTTTGGAACTTAGTATTGCTCATCTTAATCACTGTCTAAGGAAAGAGGCAGCTCAAGAGGCAACTTTTGTTAAAAGGATAGCTCAAAAGATTGGGATTCCTTGCTATATTGAAGAAAGAGATGTTAGACATTATGCAAAAGCTTACAAACTCTCATTAGAAGAGATGGCAAGGTATGTGAGATATGCATTCTTAGAGGAAGTTGCCCTAAAATCTGGTATGAATAAGATTGCTGTCGGTCATACAGCAAACGATGAAATTGAAACTCTTATACTTAGAATTGTTAAGGGAACTGGTCTTAAAGGGCTATCGTTAATTCCACCCAAACGTGGCAAGATTATAAGACCGTTAATAGAGACGGATAGGAGTGACGTACTGAGATTTCTTGATAGCCAAAAAATACCGTATCAAGTAGATAAATCAAATTACGATATCTCATACCCACGTAACTTTGTGAGACATAAGATTATACCTTTACTTTCTGAATTTGCGTCTGACTTATCAAAAAAGGTTATCCGATTAAGAGATATTTTAGAAGCTGATGAAGAGCTTCTTGAGCGCATCGCAAAAGAGAAGCTACAAGCTATAACATTGGAAAGTAAAAAAATGGGACGGGTTCTTGACTTGGTAAAATTCTCAACAACTGAATTACCAATAAAAAGGAGAATTTTAAGAGAAGTCATAGAAGAGTTGAGTCCAATTCATAAGGGCCCTCCTTCTTTTGAACAAATAGAGAATACCCTTAATTACATAGATAAGGGTAACTCTATGAGTTCGTTTAATTTACGAGGAGTAAAGATTGAAAAGAGCTACGGGAAGCTTCTTATAACACGGATGGATGCAGATGCAAAATCACTCCCGATTAAGTCGGAACACTCCATAAAAGAAACTGAATTCCTGGTTCCCGGTGAAATTGAAATAAACGGGCTAAAAATTAAATCCCGTATTTGCACTATGCGGAAAAAGTTTAATTTTGACAACCCAAACAAAGTTTATTTTGACCTTGCTAATCTAAAGCTACCACTTTTTATCAGGGGTAGAAAAAATGGTGATATATTTTATGGTCTTAATTATGCGAAAAAGTTAAAAGATGTTTTTATTGATGACAAGATACCAAGAGAAGATAGGTCAAGGATTCCATTACTTTTAGACCGTGAAGGCATTTTATGGATTATTGGCAAAAGGAGAACACGTAGAGCACTGATAGGAGAGCATACTACTCAGGTGCTTGAAGTATGGGCAGAAGAGATTTAA
- a CDS encoding HEAT repeat domain-containing protein — translation MKKSKLLSKIKIYLCFLLVTICFLTASAYQLSPMDSLFVRASTGEIKYLQWNKPARDSFVNLGETAIPYLLKKLDTDDAREQHTLIDILKKMKVYAVAPLISKASEGDRGSKLAVYVLGEIGDTLAVSPLLSLLDKGDWQLKANCLVALGKIGDIRATYKIIPYVQDTILSIRRSASIALSKLGDSTSTKSLVNAIFDSCYSVRFAASSGLIKIGQSAVNPLIKSLTTALPPINYLIIYTLGEIKDKKAITELRKLLKSSDSKVRGFTVEALGKLGDYKTIKKLHQDEQNGFVKDKLKEALEH, via the coding sequence ATGAAAAAGTCAAAATTATTGTCCAAAATTAAAATATACCTTTGCTTCCTTCTGGTTACTATCTGTTTTCTTACTGCTTCTGCCTATCAACTCTCACCTATGGACAGCCTATTTGTCAGGGCTTCGACTGGTGAAATAAAATATTTACAATGGAATAAGCCTGCAAGGGATAGTTTTGTTAATTTAGGTGAAACTGCTATCCCTTATCTCCTTAAGAAATTAGATACTGATGATGCAAGGGAGCAACATACATTGATTGATATACTCAAAAAAATGAAAGTGTATGCAGTAGCTCCTCTTATTTCAAAAGCAAGTGAAGGTGACAGAGGTAGCAAGCTTGCTGTTTATGTACTTGGTGAGATTGGTGATACCCTTGCTGTGTCACCATTACTGAGTTTACTTGATAAAGGCGACTGGCAGTTAAAAGCTAATTGTTTAGTTGCATTAGGAAAAATTGGCGACATAAGGGCGACTTATAAGATTATTCCATACGTACAGGACACTATACTTTCTATAAGAAGGAGTGCAAGTATTGCTTTATCAAAGTTAGGCGACTCTACATCAACTAAATCATTGGTTAATGCTATCTTTGATTCCTGTTATTCTGTGAGATTTGCTGCTTCATCTGGTTTGATAAAGATTGGACAATCTGCCGTTAATCCACTTATTAAAAGTCTAACTACAGCTCTTCCTCCAATAAACTACCTGATTATCTACACTCTCGGTGAAATAAAAGATAAAAAAGCTATCACTGAGCTTAGGAAGTTACTCAAATCTTCTGATTCAAAAGTTCGTGGTTTTACAGTGGAAGCACTTGGTAAGTTAGGTGATTATAAAACAATTAAAAAGTTGCATCAAGACGAACAAAATGGGTTTGTAAAAGACAAGTTAAAAGAGGCGCTTGAACATTAG
- a CDS encoding PfkB family carbohydrate kinase — protein sequence MEFNGVIQKFKGKKILVIGDIMLDEYIWGNVDRISPEAPVPIIEVTKESQNPGGAANVACNIYCLKGSPLLVGVVGDDNAGKRLKEILREKKMDISGIFVDSTRPTTVKTRLVVETLHQQIARIDREKKHPISKKVVNNIIGFVNSVKAEFDAVLFEDYDKGTLDSRIIKKIICAVPDKIITADPKFEHFFEYEGVTLFKPNRREIEFALGVKLSSKNIKEIGQKLKERLKCKSVLITLGKDGMALFDSKGKHMISTKAREVYDETAAGDAAIAGATMALAAGASFLEAAYIANFTAGIEVNKFGAVPVTYDELSQAVGMGFSK from the coding sequence ATGGAATTTAATGGCGTAATTCAAAAATTTAAGGGTAAAAAAATCTTAGTAATTGGTGACATAATGTTAGATGAGTATATCTGGGGGAATGTAGACCGTATCTCCCCGGAAGCACCTGTCCCTATCATAGAGGTTACAAAGGAATCACAAAACCCAGGTGGAGCTGCTAACGTAGCTTGCAATATCTATTGTTTAAAAGGTAGTCCTTTGCTTGTGGGAGTTGTTGGAGATGACAACGCAGGGAAGAGGTTAAAAGAAATACTAAGGGAAAAGAAAATGGATATTTCTGGTATATTCGTTGATTCTACAAGGCCAACAACAGTTAAGACACGATTAGTAGTTGAAACATTACATCAACAGATAGCAAGAATAGATAGAGAAAAGAAGCATCCTATATCAAAAAAGGTAGTGAATAATATTATTGGGTTCGTAAACTCAGTAAAAGCTGAATTTGATGCTGTACTTTTTGAGGATTATGACAAAGGAACACTTGATAGTAGAATTATTAAAAAGATAATTTGTGCAGTTCCTGACAAAATTATAACTGCTGACCCAAAATTTGAGCATTTCTTTGAATACGAGGGTGTCACTTTATTTAAACCAAATAGAAGAGAGATTGAATTTGCATTAGGAGTAAAACTCAGTTCAAAAAATATCAAAGAAATAGGACAAAAGCTGAAAGAAAGACTAAAATGTAAATCTGTTCTTATCACTTTAGGTAAAGATGGGATGGCACTTTTTGACTCTAAAGGTAAACATATGATTTCAACTAAAGCACGCGAAGTTTACGATGAAACTGCAGCAGGTGATGCAGCAATTGCAGGCGCCACAATGGCACTGGCGGCGGGAGCGTCATTCTTAGAAGCAGCCTACATAGCAAATTTTACTGCAGGAATTGAAGTGAATAAATTTGGTGCTGTTCCCGTTACCTACGACGAATTATCCCAAGCAGTCGGTATGGGATTTTCTAAATAG
- a CDS encoding helix-hairpin-helix domain-containing protein has product MNTTDTAKFLFTIAKQEQLIRPEISIYPKPKALTLKKELERILEAFPGIGPKLTHELLTRYKSLSEILLASQEELAKVPLIGKKKASKIKEILNNRI; this is encoded by the coding sequence ATGAATACTACTGATACAGCTAAATTCCTGTTCACAATTGCTAAACAAGAACAACTTATAAGACCAGAAATCTCAATTTATCCAAAACCCAAAGCTCTAACTCTAAAGAAAGAACTTGAAAGAATACTTGAAGCCTTTCCTGGTATTGGCCCAAAGTTAACTCACGAACTACTCACAAGATATAAAAGTCTTTCAGAAATTTTACTTGCATCTCAAGAGGAACTTGCCAAAGTTCCATTAATTGGTAAAAAGAAAGCATCTAAAATAAAAGAAATTCTAAATAACAGAATATAA